From a region of the Thermosipho melanesiensis BI429 genome:
- a CDS encoding vWA domain-containing protein: MKKIVFLSFIILIFAFGCVNIPTLPKLIPSDPEGVTKPSPASYTDFDFYLTIDKNPFLVPISVPDYVRLKINIPDVQNLEANELKVFEDDKAQGFLLFKETETRNQVDIMIVLDTTGSMYNAIEGVKNSVQNLIETLQASGLDAKVGIIPFDDAVPSKDITLTPNWLDLSDAGSAKDFVSNITAYGGADFPENPYAGIMYAFNNASWRASSQKIIILITDASAHYKSETYPGDAEGETLYDKDKVIDTIQGFVTVHGAFIPGYYYSSTDSEDFSAPEDPREIVVETGGIINYTDSSGNVDLTNIGLIEYISSSWIVAFESDSPNATHTIEVFIEHDGAKGYKKLENINY, from the coding sequence ATGAAAAAGATTGTATTTTTATCCTTTATTATTTTGATCTTTGCTTTTGGTTGTGTAAATATTCCAACACTACCAAAATTAATTCCGAGTGATCCAGAAGGAGTCACAAAACCATCTCCTGCGTCTTACACTGACTTTGATTTTTACCTAACAATAGACAAAAATCCATTCCTTGTTCCTATCTCCGTTCCAGATTATGTCAGGTTAAAAATTAATATTCCCGACGTACAAAATTTAGAAGCAAATGAACTAAAGGTTTTTGAAGATGATAAAGCTCAAGGTTTTCTGCTTTTCAAAGAAACTGAAACAAGAAATCAAGTAGACATAATGATTGTATTAGATACAACTGGAAGTATGTATAATGCAATTGAAGGCGTTAAAAACAGCGTACAAAATTTAATTGAAACTTTACAAGCAAGTGGTTTGGATGCAAAGGTTGGAATTATACCTTTTGATGATGCAGTTCCATCCAAAGATATTACTCTTACACCTAATTGGCTTGATCTTTCAGATGCAGGAAGTGCAAAAGACTTTGTTTCAAATATAACAGCGTATGGAGGGGCTGATTTTCCCGAAAATCCATATGCAGGTATAATGTATGCGTTTAACAATGCTTCTTGGCGAGCATCTTCTCAAAAAATCATTATTTTAATTACAGATGCATCAGCACATTATAAATCTGAAACATATCCAGGAGATGCTGAAGGGGAAACATTATACGACAAAGATAAAGTAATCGACACAATTCAAGGGTTTGTAACTGTTCATGGTGCATTTATACCGGGCTACTATTATTCTTCAACGGATTCAGAAGACTTTTCCGCACCTGAAGACCCAAGAGAAATAGTAGTGGAAACTGGTGGAATAATAAATTATACAGACAGTTCAGGAAACGTTGATTTAACAAACATTGGATTAATAGAGTACATCTCTTCAAGCTGGATTGTGGCATTTGAAAGTGATTCTCCAAATGCAACCCATACAATAGAAGTATTTATAGAACACGATGGTGCAAAAGGTTATAAAAAACTAGAAAATATCAACTATTAA
- the rlmN gene encoding 23S rRNA (adenine(2503)-C(2))-methyltransferase RlmN, whose translation MKNILDLKYEELVNEFQRIGLEKYRVDQVLNWIYKKKVFEFEKMTNLSKEHRKLLSEKFFIDLPKLLDMQISKIDKTTKFLWELRDGNTIESVALFHSGRVTACISTQVGCPVKCEFCATGQSGFVRNLTVGEIVSQILAIELNRKIKVGNVVYMGMGEPLLNFENVIDSIKMLNDKKMLNIGIRRITVSTVGIPEKIIALAESGLNVKLALSLHAVTDYKRDQIIPLNKKYSVEELIYSLRKYQEITGNRVTIEYILIREFNDYPEDAIRLVELLRGLSVYVNLIPINPVNPKFHRPNRWALERFKEILEKNGIECEIRKEKGTDIDAACGQLRRRKLR comes from the coding sequence ATGAAGAACATTTTGGATCTTAAATATGAAGAGTTGGTAAATGAATTTCAAAGAATTGGATTGGAAAAGTATAGAGTTGATCAAGTATTAAATTGGATTTATAAAAAGAAGGTATTCGAATTTGAAAAGATGACAAATCTTTCAAAGGAGCATAGAAAATTATTAAGTGAAAAATTTTTTATAGATCTTCCAAAGTTGTTAGATATGCAAATTTCAAAAATTGATAAAACCACAAAATTTTTATGGGAACTTAGGGATGGAAATACAATTGAATCAGTTGCATTATTTCATTCTGGAAGAGTTACTGCGTGTATTTCTACGCAAGTTGGTTGTCCTGTAAAATGTGAATTTTGTGCTACAGGCCAGAGTGGTTTTGTGCGAAATTTGACAGTAGGGGAGATTGTAAGTCAAATTTTGGCGATAGAGTTAAACAGAAAAATAAAAGTTGGAAATGTAGTATATATGGGAATGGGAGAACCTTTGTTAAATTTTGAAAATGTAATTGATAGTATAAAAATGTTAAACGATAAAAAAATGTTAAATATTGGCATTCGAAGAATTACAGTTTCTACAGTTGGAATTCCAGAAAAAATTATTGCACTTGCTGAAAGTGGATTAAATGTAAAACTTGCATTGTCTTTGCATGCGGTTACTGATTATAAAAGAGATCAAATAATTCCCTTGAATAAAAAGTACAGTGTAGAAGAATTGATATATTCGTTAAGAAAGTATCAGGAAATCACTGGGAACAGAGTTACAATTGAATATATTCTTATCAGAGAATTTAATGATTATCCTGAAGATGCAATTAGATTAGTTGAATTACTTAGGGGATTAAGTGTTTATGTGAATCTTATACCGATAAACCCAGTAAATCCAAAATTTCATAGACCAAATAGATGGGCGTTAGAAAGATTTAAAGAGATTTTAGAGAAGAACGGAATTGAGTGCGAAATAAGAAAAGAAAAAGGAACTGATATAGATGCAGCTTGTGGGCAGTTGAGAAGGAGGAAGTTAAGATAA
- the rbfA gene encoding 30S ribosome-binding factor RbfA, translating to MNPEYRNKKIENKIRGLISEGLQKIKVPEIDALKSYIVISRVLVSKDKRFADVFVSYIGDADSRKRAVELLEKYKGFFRKYIAQNLRIYTTPELRFKEDIGIEESIRINKLLDEISKNNKNISDK from the coding sequence ATGAATCCTGAATATAGGAATAAAAAGATAGAAAATAAAATAAGAGGATTGATTTCTGAAGGGCTTCAAAAAATAAAGGTCCCAGAAATTGATGCGTTAAAGAGTTATATTGTTATTTCAAGGGTTTTGGTATCAAAAGATAAAAGATTTGCGGATGTTTTTGTAAGTTATATAGGAGATGCTGATAGTAGAAAAAGGGCAGTAGAGCTTCTTGAAAAATACAAGGGTTTTTTTAGAAAATATATAGCCCAAAATTTGCGGATATATACTACTCCTGAACTCAGGTTTAAGGAAGATATAGGTATAGAAGAAAGTATAAGAATAAATAAACTTTTAGATGAAATTTCTAAAAATAATAAAAATATTTCCGATAAATAA
- a CDS encoding PASTA domain-containing protein, producing the protein MVFAIGMYFGGLFFLGVNYYFQRTNFVRIPEDIKNIRNDLKKVGLIPETFGSGNVVSIVPNPGSITKKGRTVNVIMRNDKFSLPNLYGIFYLDGLEILKVYNLNVEIVKIKFPGPDGRILASFPSFGTMVNEGEKVKILVDSGEFGGIK; encoded by the coding sequence TTGGTATTTGCGATAGGAATGTATTTTGGTGGTTTATTTTTTTTAGGTGTTAATTATTATTTTCAAAGGACAAATTTTGTGAGAATTCCAGAAGATATAAAGAATATTAGAAATGATTTGAAAAAAGTAGGATTGATTCCTGAAACTTTTGGTAGTGGAAATGTAGTTTCAATTGTACCAAATCCTGGTTCTATTACAAAAAAAGGAAGGACAGTCAATGTAATTATGAGAAATGATAAATTTTCATTACCTAATCTCTATGGTATTTTTTACTTAGATGGTTTAGAGATTTTGAAAGTGTATAATTTAAATGTGGAAATTGTTAAAATAAAATTTCCAGGTCCAGATGGAAGAATTTTAGCTTCTTTTCCTAGTTTTGGTACTATGGTTAATGAGGGTGAAAAGGTAAAAATTTTAGTTGATTCTGGTGAATTTGGAGGTATCAAATGA
- a CDS encoding flagellar protein FlaG translates to MDGVKGINSSGLERLENNVRNIEISEKNEISRRKDETIDPKSIAEEFKENLEKLKKIFKGEAEFKIDKDTGMIVIKIKDKESGEIIRQIPPEVALRLAKNIEELIGVIFDERA, encoded by the coding sequence ATGGATGGGGTGAAAGGAATAAATTCATCTGGATTGGAACGCCTGGAAAATAATGTTCGAAATATAGAGATTTCAGAAAAGAATGAAATATCAAGAAGAAAAGATGAAACCATAGATCCAAAATCAATTGCCGAAGAATTTAAAGAGAATTTGGAGAAATTAAAGAAGATCTTCAAAGGAGAGGCAGAATTTAAAATTGACAAGGATACAGGAATGATAGTTATAAAGATAAAGGATAAGGAAAGTGGAGAAATAATAAGGCAAATTCCCCCGGAAGTTGCTTTGAGACTTGCAAAGAATATAGAGGAGTTGATTGGTGTAATTTTTGATGAAAGAGCTTAG
- the fliD gene encoding flagellar filament capping protein FliD — MDYSSIANNINYRYTSNAPMFQFGGLSSGLDTASIIDKIMEVESQPLNRLNEKFKTLDYQQQAYNRVSEHLRDFMDYLTDFKLQSNLVPKSAAVSDSTIVSATASATILDGTYSVNIDKLASRSIFNGGKVGVDITATDTYANLDHKYTPQDSTVVLTVNGTDVNIDIIATDTINDIVTKISNAFTSAGSSATVTFDDTENKLIIQSSDVFSFTQTSGNFLNVFRLDDANLVNNSGTYTLQSTGDIGTYSTSKTLADLGVTGSGSFTINNTSVTYADTDTLSDLISRINSTVNGVTASYDEYNNKIIISADDMGDVLINISGAPSGLGLDTGTFILGEVGHATLTTDSGLVYNLYSDNNVFSYNGLEFTAYNTGNVTISVNTDTDSIVEKVKEFVDKWNETMDFLYTKLTEDKVTNKDESEMSDDEKIQGYLKNDQYLRKIFDKMRSYLYNSYGEHYLWELGISSGDSGSGFENTMKGHIELDEDKLRDYISKNGVDSVWEFFGTSETGFAEQVKDYLYELTKFNGEIDQVAGISGRIEREKRVLAKQMANWIEILQKKEQDLWKKFSAMEEALARLNAQGMYIAQALSKK, encoded by the coding sequence ATGGATTATAGTTCAATTGCAAACAATATAAATTATAGGTATACATCTAATGCACCGATGTTTCAATTTGGTGGTTTAAGCTCTGGTTTAGACACCGCTTCAATTATAGATAAAATTATGGAAGTTGAATCGCAACCATTAAATAGGCTTAATGAAAAATTTAAGACTTTAGATTATCAACAACAAGCATACAATAGGGTTTCAGAGCATTTGAGAGATTTTATGGATTATTTAACAGATTTTAAATTACAATCGAATCTTGTTCCAAAGAGTGCTGCTGTTTCTGATAGTACAATTGTAAGTGCTACAGCGTCAGCTACAATCTTAGATGGTACTTATTCTGTAAATATAGATAAGCTAGCGTCAAGAAGTATTTTCAATGGCGGAAAAGTGGGAGTAGATATAACCGCTACTGATACTTATGCAAATCTTGATCACAAATATACCCCTCAAGATTCAACAGTTGTACTAACGGTTAATGGTACCGATGTAAATATTGATATTATAGCAACAGATACTATAAATGATATTGTAACCAAGATTTCTAACGCGTTTACAAGTGCAGGTTCTAGTGCTACTGTTACTTTTGATGACACGGAAAATAAACTAATTATACAATCTTCAGATGTTTTTTCTTTTACGCAAACAAGTGGGAATTTTTTAAATGTTTTTAGGCTTGACGATGCAAATTTGGTAAATAATTCTGGGACATATACTCTCCAAAGTACGGGAGATATTGGAACTTATTCTACTTCCAAAACACTTGCGGATTTAGGTGTAACTGGAAGCGGAAGTTTTACAATTAATAACACCTCTGTTACATATGCTGACACAGATACTCTTTCCGATTTAATTTCTAGAATAAATAGTACAGTAAATGGTGTGACAGCAAGCTATGATGAATATAACAATAAAATAATTATTAGTGCAGATGATATGGGCGACGTCTTGATCAATATTTCAGGAGCACCATCTGGTCTTGGTTTAGATACTGGTACTTTCATCTTAGGTGAGGTAGGCCATGCAACGTTAACAACTGATTCAGGGCTTGTTTATAATTTGTATTCTGATAATAATGTATTTTCTTACAATGGACTTGAGTTTACTGCATATAATACTGGAAACGTTACTATAAGTGTAAATACCGATACGGATAGTATTGTTGAAAAAGTAAAAGAATTTGTTGATAAATGGAATGAAACAATGGATTTTTTGTATACCAAATTAACGGAAGATAAAGTTACTAACAAAGATGAAAGTGAAATGTCTGATGATGAAAAAATACAAGGATATTTAAAGAATGACCAATATTTGAGGAAAATCTTTGATAAGATGAGGAGTTATTTGTATAACTCGTATGGTGAACATTATTTATGGGAACTTGGAATTTCTTCTGGAGATAGTGGTTCTGGTTTTGAAAATACAATGAAAGGACATATTGAATTAGATGAAGATAAATTACGTGATTATATTTCAAAAAATGGTGTAGATTCTGTTTGGGAGTTTTTTGGTACATCTGAAACAGGATTTGCAGAGCAAGTTAAGGATTATTTATATGAACTTACGAAATTTAATGGAGAGATTGACCAAGTTGCAGGTATTAGTGGAAGGATTGAAAGGGAAAAAAGGGTCCTTGCAAAGCAAATGGCTAATTGGATTGAAATATTGCAGAAAAAAGAACAGGATTTGTGGAAAAAATTTTCGGCGATGGAAGAAGCGTTGGCAAGGTTGAATGCACAGGGTATGTATATAGCACAAGCACTTTCTAAAAAATAA
- the rsgA gene encoding ribosome small subunit-dependent GTPase A — protein MRKKGLVIKFMSNMALVEDFETKKVYMCKLRGKFKEQGIRPIVGDCVEFRPIVGKEGVIENILNRKNELKRPKIANIDQVVVVTSLKKPNVPLKILDRYLVLVENAKLPAVIVLNKCDLLSRKEIDNFLDIYSKLYSVYVVSAKNKIGIDKLIDVFKNKVSTMAGMSGVGKSSILNAINPGLSLRVGEISEKLDRGKHTTTVIEFLKFDFGGWVADTPGFANLDISDIERERLKEYFPEFGSYFCLYPDCNHINEPECGVKNAVEKGLIAKTRYESYFDMFQELSEGN, from the coding sequence ATGAGAAAGAAAGGTTTGGTTATAAAATTCATGTCTAATATGGCATTAGTTGAAGATTTTGAAACTAAAAAGGTTTACATGTGCAAACTTAGAGGGAAATTCAAAGAGCAAGGAATTAGACCGATAGTGGGTGATTGCGTGGAGTTTAGGCCTATTGTTGGAAAAGAAGGGGTTATTGAAAATATTCTTAACAGAAAAAATGAGTTAAAACGTCCAAAAATAGCAAATATTGATCAGGTTGTCGTGGTAACTTCTTTAAAAAAACCCAATGTTCCTTTAAAAATTTTGGATAGGTATTTGGTGTTGGTTGAAAATGCAAAATTGCCTGCTGTTATTGTCTTGAATAAGTGTGATTTGTTGAGCAGAAAAGAAATCGATAATTTTTTGGATATTTATAGTAAGTTGTATTCTGTTTATGTAGTTAGTGCCAAAAATAAAATTGGAATTGATAAATTGATAGATGTGTTTAAAAACAAGGTTTCCACTATGGCAGGAATGTCTGGTGTTGGAAAAAGTAGTATTTTAAATGCTATCAATCCAGGTTTATCTTTAAGAGTTGGTGAAATTTCTGAAAAGTTAGACAGGGGAAAGCATACAACCACTGTAATTGAATTTTTAAAATTTGATTTTGGAGGTTGGGTTGCAGATACCCCAGGGTTTGCTAATTTGGATATTAGTGATATAGAAAGGGAAAGATTAAAAGAATATTTTCCGGAGTTTGGTTCATATTTCTGCCTCTATCCAGATTGCAATCACATCAATGAACCGGAATGTGGAGTAAAAAATGCAGTTGAAAAAGGATTGATTGCAAAAACAAGGTATGAAAGTTATTTTGATATGTTTCAGGAATTATCGGAGGGGAATTAA